AGCAAGATATCAGGAGGCTCGACGCGAAGGGCCTGCCGCACGCGGAGATCGCCAGAAGGCTCGGGGTGGACCGGGGCACGGTCGCGAAGTACGCGGGCATGGAGGACTGCTCGCCGAAACCGCCCGCCAGGCGCGGGGTGAAGTCGATTCTCGACGAGTACAAGCCGATCGTCGACGGCTGGCTGGAGGCGGACCGGCTCATGCCCGGCAAGCAGCGCCACACCGCCAGGCGCGTGCATGACCGGCTCGTGGCCGAGCACGGGTTCACGGGCTCGTACTCCACCGTGCTGCGCTACGTGGACGAGTGGCGCGCGGCGAACCGCGAGCCGTCCGACGGCTACGTGGAGCTGGAGTGGACGCCGGGGAGCATGCAGATGGACTTCGGCCTGGCCAAGGCCAGGATCGCTGGCGAGTGGGTCGACGACCATTGCCTGGTCGTCACGTTCCCGCATTCGAACAAACGGTACGCGGCGAGCCTGCCCGCGGAGAACGCGGAGTGCATCTGCGAGGGCCTGACGGCGATCTTCGAGCACATCGGCGGCGTCCCGCACACGCTCGTGATCGACAACGCGTCCGGCGCGGGCCACCGGGATTCCAAGGGGAACGTGACCATGTCGCGCGTGTTCGAGGCGTTCGTCAGTCACCACCGGCTCGACGTGCGGTTCTGCAATCCGTATTCCGGCAACGAGAAGGGCAGCGTGGAGAACGCGGTCGGATTCCTGCGGCGCAACCTCATGGTCCCGCCCATGGCGGCCGAGACCCACGAGCAGCTCACCCGGCTCATGCTCGCCAAATGCGACGGGCTGGGAAGGTCCGTCCACTACCGCGCGCTCGTGCCGGTCGATGACCTGTTCTCCGACGATTTGAAGGCGCTGCGGCCCCTGCCGTCGTGCCGGTTCGACGCGGTGAGGTGGGAGACCCGCAAGGCCGATAAATACGGTTGCGTCGAGATCGACTCCAACCGCTACCAGGTCGGCCCCGCGCTGCACGGCAGAAGGGTCGACGTCGCTGTGCGCGCCACGAGCGTCACCGTCAAGGACAAGGACGGGCGCACGGTGGCCGAGCTCTCCCGCGTCTACGGCAGATCACCACGCACGATCCAGGATCCCGCCACGGTGTTCCCGCTGCTCGCGCGCAAACCCGGGGCGTGGCGCGACTGCTCGATCCGTCCCGACGTGCCCGACGACGTGAGGGAACGGCTCGACCAAGCCGACGACAAGACCCTCAAGGCCAGTCTTAAGGCCATCGCAGGGGCGTGCGAGGCCGCGGGCTTCGAACCGGCGATGCGGGCCGCCTCGCATCTCGTCGACCGCGGCTGGCCCCTCGCCGAGGCCGACATGGCGATTCTGGCCAGACGGTTCGCGGACGGCGACGCCGACCACGGCGGCGACCTGCCCGACCTGGGCTCCTACGACAGGTTCAACCGTCCCGGCGAGGAGGACGCATGAGCACGAGACCCGAACCGCAGATCCCCGAGACCCGCCGCCGCAGGGCCGACACCATCGCCAAGAGCCAGCGCATCATGGAGATGAGCAAACAGCTCACGCTCACCCGCAGCGTACTCGCCAACACGCTGGCCGGGGCCACGCCCGCCCAGCTCGACTTCATCGAACGCTGGTTCGAGGCCGAACTCGAATCACGCGACCATGCCAAACGCGCCCGTCTGATGAAGACCGCCGGCTTCCCGTCCGACAAGGAGCTCGACGGATACGACTGGACCAACCTAGACATGCCCGCCGACTGGGGACGGAGCCAGCTCGAATCCCTCGAATTCGTCGGTAGGACCGAGGACCTCGTGCTCTACGGCAACGTCGGCACCGGAAAGACGCACCTCGCGATCGCGCTGGGACGGGCCGCGTGCCGGGCCGGGATACCGGTAAGGTTCTTCACCGCCTCAAGCCTGGTCATGCGCCTGAGACGCGCGAAACAGGACAACCGGCTCGACAAGGAGCTCGCCGCCATCGCCAAGGCCCGCCTCCTGATCATCGACGAGCTCGGCTACATCCCCATCGACGAGGAGGGCAGCCGCCTCCTCTTCCAGGTCATATCCGATTCCTACGAGACAAGGAGCGTCGTCTACACCACCAACATCGAATTCAGCGGATGGGCCAGGGTGTTCGGGGACCCGAACATGGCCGCCGCGGTCGTCGACCGCACCGTCCACCACGGACGGCTCATCCGGTTCAAGGGCGAAAGCTACCGCAGCCGCAACGCCCTCATGACCAAATAACCAACAAACCAGACCAAGGCGGCGGGCGGGCCCACGGAACGATCATCCCGCGGAAAACCCGCTGCACAACCTGCGGAAAACAACATGAATATCCAGCCGACACGAACTTGACAAAACACAACGCAGGCCGTCTCCATCCCCTGCGATTGCGTGGTGCTGGCGCTCGGCACCGCCCCGGTCGCCTTCGACACGGCCCCGCTTGAGGCCGCCGGCATCAAGGTGACTCTGGCCGGCGACTGCAACGGCCGCGCCGCCGACATCAATCGCGCCGTCGAAGAAGGCTATCTGGCCGCCGTCGCCGCCTAGCCTGACGAAACGGCAACTGACTCAAGGGCCTGAACCACCCCAGTTCAGGCCCTTTCCTCATTCGACACCATCGATGTTGGCGTTCGGTGGATAGGCGGATGAATACGGATTGCCGCGCTACACGTCGTACAGCCTACGGCCGTAACGTGGTTACCGGCGCGACGATTACACCATCGGGGCGCGTCAGACTGTAGGAGCCCACACCGGTGAGCACCATAAGGAAGCTTGGTGCCGGCATTCGTGTGGTGTCTATCTTGGAAGCGAGTTTTAAGAGGTTCGCGGCACCTTCCTCGATGA
Above is a window of Bifidobacterium eulemuris DNA encoding:
- the istB gene encoding IS21-like element helper ATPase IstB produces the protein MSTRPEPQIPETRRRRADTIAKSQRIMEMSKQLTLTRSVLANTLAGATPAQLDFIERWFEAELESRDHAKRARLMKTAGFPSDKELDGYDWTNLDMPADWGRSQLESLEFVGRTEDLVLYGNVGTGKTHLAIALGRAACRAGIPVRFFTASSLVMRLRRAKQDNRLDKELAAIAKARLLIIDELGYIPIDEEGSRLLFQVISDSYETRSVVYTTNIEFSGWARVFGDPNMAAAVVDRTVHHGRLIRFKGESYRSRNALMTK
- the istA gene encoding IS21 family transposase; translated protein: MTIPMSQQQDIRRLDAKGLPHAEIARRLGVDRGTVAKYAGMEDCSPKPPARRGVKSILDEYKPIVDGWLEADRLMPGKQRHTARRVHDRLVAEHGFTGSYSTVLRYVDEWRAANREPSDGYVELEWTPGSMQMDFGLAKARIAGEWVDDHCLVVTFPHSNKRYAASLPAENAECICEGLTAIFEHIGGVPHTLVIDNASGAGHRDSKGNVTMSRVFEAFVSHHRLDVRFCNPYSGNEKGSVENAVGFLRRNLMVPPMAAETHEQLTRLMLAKCDGLGRSVHYRALVPVDDLFSDDLKALRPLPSCRFDAVRWETRKADKYGCVEIDSNRYQVGPALHGRRVDVAVRATSVTVKDKDGRTVAELSRVYGRSPRTIQDPATVFPLLARKPGAWRDCSIRPDVPDDVRERLDQADDKTLKASLKAIAGACEAAGFEPAMRAASHLVDRGWPLAEADMAILARRFADGDADHGGDLPDLGSYDRFNRPGEEDA